In Armatimonadota bacterium, the genomic window CACGGCACAGGGACCTGACCAGCGCCGCCGGCCAGTCCCCCCGCGGCTCCCAGACCAGACGCAGGCTCCCGCGGTCGATCCGGGAGAAGAAGCGCTCCAGGTTGGCCACGTGGCTGCGCTCCGGGGTAAAGCTGGCCGGGCACTGGAAGAGCACCAGGGTGGCCCGCAGCGCGGCCGCGATCTGCCGGGTGGTCTCCCAGGCCTGCAGCACCTCGTCGCTGGCCGTGAAGAAGCCGTAGCGGCTGTGGTGGCGCTGCGGGATGGTTCGGCCCAGGCGACGGTAGGTGGGACTTGTTGGGGGGTGGGTGATGAGCTGCCAGGCCTTCAGGGTGAACTCGAACTCCGCGGGGACGCGCGCCCGCCAGCGGGCCACCGTCGGCAGGCGCGGCGGCCGGTAAAAGGTCTGCTGCACCTCCACCACCGGGAGGTGGCGGGCGTACTCCTCCAGGCGGCGGGGGAAGCCGCAGCACCCCACCCGCACGTCCGTCTTCATCCCGGTTCCCCTTCGCGCCTGGGAAGTGACGACTCCTCCCGCCTGGCAACTCGACATGGGTGATTTCTCCTCGATCCGTTCCGCAGTTCACCCTAGACTGAAACTGTAGTGGAGATCGTGCCAGCCCTTCCACCTGCGGGTGATGGCTCACATGCAGACTCCATGGGCGACATCCTCCTGATCACGGGGCAGCCCGGCGTGGGCAAGACCACGCTGGTGCGCAGGGTGGCGGAGGCTCCGGACATCCGCCTGGGCGGATTCTACACCGAGGAGATCCGCCGCGGCCGCACCCGCACGGGATTCCGCCTGGTCACCCTGGATGGGCAAGCCGCGGTCTTCGCCCACGTGGACTTCGCCGGCCGCTTCTCGCACCGGGTGGGCCGCTACGGCGTGGACCTCTCAGCCCTGGAGGAGATCGGTGTGGCCGCCCTGCGCCGGGCGGCGCGCCGCGGACAGGTGGTCCTGGTGGACGAGATCGGGAAGATGGAGCTGCTGAGCCCCGGGTTCCGGGCCGCGCTGGAGGAGATGGCTGCAGGCCCTGTACCGCTGCTGGCCACCATTACCGCCGCAGCGCACCCCTGGGCTGATGCCTTCAAGCGGCGTCGCGGGGCCGTCCTGCTCACGCTGACCCCGACCAACCGCGACCGGTTGCGGGAGGCCGTTGAGGCGTGGGTGCGCGCGCACCTCGGGCCGTCTCCCTGAAAAGTCCACAAATGTTACGATGGATCTGGTGAGATGGCGACCGAAGCGCTTGAAGCCCGGCTTGCCCGGCTCGAAGGCAGCTACGAGCAGATAGACAGGCGCCTGGCCTCCCTGGAGGAAAGCGTCCGCACACTGGCCGCCGGGGTCGATTCCCTCGTGCTCTGGCTTGCCGGCATCCTCGTGACGAGCCTTGCCGGACTGGCGACCTCGCTACTCATCCTGCTGCTTCGCCCCTAGACTGAAGCAGCAGCGGGCTTTGGGGGGCATTCGTCGCGGGACAACCTCAACGATACCCAGACCACGACCAGGCGCAAGGAGTCAACCTGGCTACGGTCAATCCCCGGAGAGGTCAGGCCCCCGCGAGGATCAGGTCTACGGCCCGGCGCACGGCACCCTCGGTCTTCTGCCGGGCGCGCAGGCCCGGGCACGCCGCCGCGGCCTCCACATCGCGGGGAAGGGCAAGCCGGCTCTGCGCCACCGCCCGGACCGCTCCCCGCCTCCCGTGGTAGGTGGCCAGGTAGACCTGCTCCGTCTGCCCCGGCGTGGGCACCAGCACCGCTTGCCGCTCCACCTCCGCCAGCTCCATAATGGTGGAGTACCCGGAGCGGGCCACGACCACCCGCGCTCGGTTCACCATCTCCTCCTGCCCCCGGCCGTCCAGATAGCCATAGACCTCCACGCCTTCCGCCTCCTCCCGCCGTGGCGCCTCCGGCCTGCCCAGGGCCACCACCACACGCAGGCCCCTGGCGGCGGGGCGCCATGCGGCCAGCTGGCGACGGAGGATCTCCTCCAGCACCGTGCGCTGAGGCTCCGGTCCGGAGAGGGTAATGAAGAGGTCAAGGTCCTGGGGCAGCTCTCGGGCGCGGATGCGGGAGAGGATGCCGACGTAAGCCAGCTGCGCCGGAGGGAAGATGCGCAGCCTGTGCGCCAGGTCTCCGCTCAGCCGATCTTCGGACGTGTCCGGCACCAGGATCCGTCGCAGCCCGCGGAACCAGCGGTAGTTGAAGGCCTCCATAGCCCACTCCAGCGGGCCCACCCGCCCGGGGGCGATGAAGCGCAGGCTGTGGGCGAGGTGAAACGAGGGGACCGCAGGATGCTGCACGCCGTAGCGGTTGTCGGACACGATGCGGTCAAACCGTCGCCGCCGGACCAGCTCTGCGGTCCAGGCGCGCTCCCGGTACATGACCTGCACCATGCGGGGCAGCGCCAGGGCGCTGCGCGCGTAGAACTCCAGGGCAGAACGCCCCAGCGTCTGAGGAACGTCGGGCCAGTCCACGAACTCGCAGCGCTCTCCCAGCTCCTCCAGCAGCAGGAGCAGCGCCCGCCCCGTGGACACCACGGTCACCCCGGCGCCGCGGGCCAGTAGCGCCTGGATGAGCGGCAGGCTGCGCGTGGCGTGGCCCAGTCCCCACGACCCGACGGCGTAGAGAATGCGCATGGCTGGTCCGGCCCGCTCCAGGGCTTTCGGCAGCCGGGCGGGAAGTCCTATGGCATGAGCGGCGCGGCCCCGCGCGACCTGGTCTACTACGGTATCGGCGCCCTCTTCTACCTGGCGCCGCGCCTGCTCTACGCGCTGCAGGTGCAGGACGCCGCCCGATACCGCCACCGTCCGTCCACCCTGGTCGTGGTCAACCACAAACGTGACCTGGACAGCGTCATCATCCCCCCCACGCTGTACTTCAACGGGGTCCGGCCCAAGCGGCCGCTGTGGTTCGCCGGTCGCGAGGACATGTTCGTCCGCGGGTTCCTGGCCGGCTATCAGGTCGTCCCCCGCTGGCTGCGCCGCCTGCTCCACGAGATGGACCTGACGGCTGTGCTGGGGGCCCTGCGCGTGCTGCCCGTACGCCGCTTCCCCGAGCGCACCATGGCCGAGGCGCTGCACGAGGTGCTGCGGGCCTACGGCGACCGTCCCCTGGCCGAGGTGCTCTCGCCGCAGGAAGCCGAGCCCCTGGCGCGCCTCTGCGGTCCGGGAGCAACCCTCTCTGCGGCCCTGGCCTGGCGTTTCCACGACCGCTGGCAGCGCCGGGCCACACTGCAGGCGTTTGCGCCCCGCTGGCGGGAGACCCTGCGGGAACGGCAGCGTGCGGTGGTGGCCGGGCAGATGCGGGCGCTGGCCGATGTCCTGGACCGCGGTGAGAACCTGTACCTGGCGCCGGAAGGGGTGATCTCCCCCGACGGCCGGCTGCAGCGCTTCCGCTCCGGCCTGCGGCAGATCCTCTCCCTGGTGCGGGTGAAGGTGCGCCTGCAGCCGGTCTGCGTCGTCTACGACTTCATGCGTCCGGGCCCGCTGCGCGTCTTCCTCACCGTCGGCGAGGAGGTGTCCCCCGGGGCCAGCCCCGCAGAGAGCGAGCAGGCGGCGCGCCGGGCCCTGGCCGCCCTGCACGTCATGACCTGCACCCAGGTGGCCAGCCATCTCCTCTGGGATCTGTTGGGTCAGGGGCACACCACGGTGGAGGTGTCCCGGTTCGTGCGGGACGTCCTCGACTTCGCCCGCACTCTGGCCCGGGAGGGATTGCGTGTGGACCCTGCGCTGCTGGAGGACCGGGGACAGGCACGAGTCTACCAGTGGCTGAGCTACGCCACCCGACGCGGCCTTCTGGTGCGTCGCGGGGAGACCCTGCACCCGGGCGCGGACCGGCTCCTGGGAGCACCGGCTACGCACTGGGGCAATCCCGTGCACTACGCGGCGAACGAGCTGCTCTCGGTACGCGAGGCCCTGGGGGGAGAGGAGCGGCCGGCGGCTTGCGCTCCCGAGCCGGCCGCGCCGTAGCGGCCGCACATCGTCCGGCATGCACGCGACCCCATTTGAACCCTGGCCTCAGACCCCAGAGGACCTGATCCGGCTCCAGGAGGAGCTGGCACAGGCAGAGGTTCCCCTGTGGCGGCCCGAGGAAACTCTCCAGACCGCCGCCGGGTGTTTCGTCTGCTTTCCCCGCGAACGCACCGGCGGTGGCGCCGCGGGCGAGCCGGGCTGGGCTGCGGCGGTCCTCCTGGTGGCGGGCGAGGTCGCCGCCACCGAGGTCGTGCACGGACAGGCCCCGGCGCCCTACATCCCCGGATTACTGGCGCTGCGGGAAGGTCCGCTGCTGGAGGCGGCCGTCCGCCGGCTGCCGCAGCAGCCCCAGATGCTCATCGTCAACGCCACCGGCCGGGACCATCCCCGTCGCGCAGGGCTCGCCCTGCACCTGGGGGCGCGGCTGGATCTCCCAACGGTGGGCGTAACGCGGCGGCCGCTGCTGGCCGAGGGTGACCCGCCGCCCGACGCTGCCGGCGCGACGAGCCCTCTGCGCATCGGGGCGGAGGTCGTTGGCCTCTGGCTCAGGACAAAGCGTGGGGCCCGGCCGCTGGCCATCCACCCGGCGTGGCGGACTGACGCCCACACCGCCGTGGAGGTGGTCATGGCGCTGACCACCCGCTGGCGCACGCCCGAGCCCCTCCGTCTGGCCCGCCGGGCCGCCCGCCTGGCCCGGGACCGTGGCATCCGGGGAGTATGATGGGAGCATGAGCTTCCTCTGGCCGCAGGCCCTGGCGGGGTTCCTGCTGGTGGCAGGGCTGGGGGCGGGGTACGCCCGCGCGGCCTTCCGTTCACCCAGGGCGCCCCTCTCCCACACCCAGACGCCCCTGCTGACCGTTGCCGCATCTGCCGGGTGCCGGATCTGCCCGCACCTCCCCGCGGCGCTGTTCCTGGCGGCCCTGGCCGCACTGGTGGTGGCGCTGTCGCGTCCGGTGGTGCCCTGGCCGACGGCCCGGGGCTGGCCGGTGGCGCTGGTCATCGATGTCAGCCGCAGCATGGAGGAGACGGACATCCCACCAAGCCGCATTGAGGCGGCAAAGGCGGCAGCGGCAGACTTGGTGCGTGGCCTGCCCCGGTCCACGCCGGCGGCGGTGATCACCTTCGGGAACTACGCCAGCGTGGTCGTCCCCCTCACCACCGACCGCGCCAGGCTAAGGGAAGGGATCATGCACCTGACCACACAGCTGCGCACCCAACTGGGTACGGGACTGGCCGAAGGCGTGCGCCTGCTCACCGAGGACAGCACGCAGCCGGCAATCAGGCAGCCACGCCCGGTGGCGGGGGAGCCGCGGGCCGTGGCCATCCTTCTCTCAGACGGCCGGGCCAGCGACGGCATCCCGCCCCTGGAAGCGGCGCGAATGGCCCGGGAGCGGGGCGTCCGCGTCTACACCGTGGGCATGGGCACCAGCGGGGACCCCACGCAGTTCCGCAGCGGGTACTGGGGAGTGCTGGACGAGCCC contains:
- a CDS encoding DUF72 domain-containing protein, which gives rise to MKTDVRVGCCGFPRRLEEYARHLPVVEVQQTFYRPPRLPTVARWRARVPAEFEFTLKAWQLITHPPTSPTYRRLGRTIPQRHHSRYGFFTASDEVLQAWETTRQIAAALRATLVLFQCPASFTPERSHVANLERFFSRIDRGSLRLVWEPRGDWPAALVRSLCRDLQLIHCVDPLAARSLYGRPRYFRLHGRGGYRYRFTDEDLRQVRAHCAGTTYVLFNNISMWPDALRFHHLVGGSSDPGVGSA
- a CDS encoding NTPase, giving the protein MGDILLITGQPGVGKTTLVRRVAEAPDIRLGGFYTEEIRRGRTRTGFRLVTLDGQAAVFAHVDFAGRFSHRVGRYGVDLSALEEIGVAALRRAARRGQVVLVDEIGKMELLSPGFRAALEEMAAGPVPLLATITAAAHPWADAFKRRRGAVLLTLTPTNRDRLREAVEAWVRAHLGPSP
- a CDS encoding VWA domain-containing protein; this encodes MSFLWPQALAGFLLVAGLGAGYARAAFRSPRAPLSHTQTPLLTVAASAGCRICPHLPAALFLAALAALVVALSRPVVPWPTARGWPVALVIDVSRSMEETDIPPSRIEAAKAAAADLVRGLPRSTPAAVITFGNYASVVVPLTTDRARLREGIMHLTTQLRTQLGTGLAEGVRLLTEDSTQPAIRQPRPVAGEPRAVAILLSDGRASDGIPPLEAARMARERGVRVYTVGMGTSGDPTQFRSGYWGVLDEPTLRAVAEETGGRYFHASSMEGLRQVYRELARVVGWTRTPQEASALAAAGALFFVLAAVALRTRHMPLG
- a CDS encoding endonuclease V, whose translation is MHATPFEPWPQTPEDLIRLQEELAQAEVPLWRPEETLQTAAGCFVCFPRERTGGGAAGEPGWAAAVLLVAGEVAATEVVHGQAPAPYIPGLLALREGPLLEAAVRRLPQQPQMLIVNATGRDHPRRAGLALHLGARLDLPTVGVTRRPLLAEGDPPPDAAGATSPLRIGAEVVGLWLRTKRGARPLAIHPAWRTDAHTAVEVVMALTTRWRTPEPLRLARRAARLARDRGIRGV
- a CDS encoding glycosyltransferase; the encoded protein is MRILYAVGSWGLGHATRSLPLIQALLARGAGVTVVSTGRALLLLLEELGERCEFVDWPDVPQTLGRSALEFYARSALALPRMVQVMYRERAWTAELVRRRRFDRIVSDNRYGVQHPAVPSFHLAHSLRFIAPGRVGPLEWAMEAFNYRWFRGLRRILVPDTSEDRLSGDLAHRLRIFPPAQLAYVGILSRIRARELPQDLDLFITLSGPEPQRTVLEEILRRQLAAWRPAARGLRVVVALGRPEAPRREEAEGVEVYGYLDGRGQEEMVNRARVVVARSGYSTIMELAEVERQAVLVPTPGQTEQVYLATYHGRRGAVRAVAQSRLALPRDVEAAAACPGLRARQKTEGAVRRAVDLILAGA